Proteins from a single region of Dysosmobacter acutus:
- a CDS encoding DUF3848 domain-containing protein, producing MTKEQLENRLYERMSAENEAFLADLRVKPVDEIISHAYEIACRDNLLILFEDETSLSERQLAVLNEFEHPLSQLYTDWLSRDTDEMDAFRDSIACCADDILRKRVEEKYRDPAQPIYPNTRSEAMARGEVFEWMASRDRTLTCAGTFEKDATNAYNDGKLPAFLKEWTAAYGKERCMFVLACTMAQRTGDERFYPPARQAAGRFAALQKQMGGHTDVYAVDNHSCVINAAMEQLAKPERSVERKAVKKDAPER from the coding sequence ATGACGAAGGAACAGTTGGAAAACAGGCTCTATGAGCGTATGTCTGCGGAAAATGAGGCGTTTCTGGCGGATCTGAGAGTAAAGCCCGTGGACGAGATCATTTCTCACGCCTACGAAATCGCCTGCCGTGACAACCTGCTGATACTTTTTGAGGATGAAACAAGCCTCTCCGAGCGGCAGCTTGCGGTGCTGAACGAGTTTGAGCATCCCCTGTCACAGCTTTATACAGACTGGCTCTCCCGCGATACGGATGAGATGGATGCCTTTCGTGACAGCATTGCGTGCTGTGCGGATGATATTCTGCGAAAAAGAGTCGAAGAAAAATATCGAGATCCCGCGCAGCCCATATACCCTAACACCCGTTCGGAAGCCATGGCTCGTGGAGAGGTCTTTGAGTGGATGGCCAGCCGGGATCGGACGCTGACCTGTGCGGGAACCTTTGAGAAGGACGCGACCAACGCCTACAACGATGGAAAGCTGCCTGCTTTTTTGAAGGAGTGGACAGCGGCTTATGGCAAGGAACGCTGTATGTTCGTGCTGGCCTGCACCATGGCGCAGCGCACGGGAGATGAGCGATTCTACCCACCGGCGCGTCAGGCCGCAGGCCGCTTTGCGGCGCTCCAAAAGCAGATGGGCGGGCACACAGATGTTTACGCGGTGGACAATCACTCCTGCGTGATCAATGCCGCGATGGAGCAGCTTGCCAAGCCGGAGCGCAGTGTGGAGCGAAAGGCGGTGAAAAAAGATGCGCCGGAGCGGTAA
- a CDS encoding antitoxin VbhA family protein encodes MTIAAKERRIQAVKLADALNAIEGVPVSEYTKMLSHCWANGDSTGEQMKEALLASHYRLAAQEYSAHETMFSQEQ; translated from the coding sequence ATGACGATTGCAGCAAAAGAACGCAGAATTCAGGCGGTAAAGCTGGCAGATGCCTTGAATGCCATCGAAGGCGTCCCTGTTTCGGAATATACCAAGATGCTCTCACACTGCTGGGCAAACGGCGATTCGACTGGCGAGCAAATGAAAGAGGCTCTGCTGGCCTCCCATTACAGGTTGGCAGCGCAGGAGTATTCTGCTCATGAAACTATGTTTAGTCAAGAACAATAG
- a CDS encoding virulence RhuM family protein, with translation MDDLAISKNSIHPEQTEIIMYQTEDGLTKINVRMENETVWLTQAQMAELFQRERSGITKHIKNVFAEGEVDEKSNVKNVHIANSDKPVAYYSLDVIISVGYRVKSLRGTQFRIWANSVLKEYLIKGFAMNDELLKQAGGGNYFDELMDRIRDIRSSEKVFWRKVLDIYATSVDYDPRTEASVLFFKTVQNKMHWAAHGQTAAEKIFYSADSSKPNMGLHSFSGSHPTQNDALIAKNYCTEDELLALNDIVSAYLDLAEMQARRRIPMYMSDWIDTLDGFLKLSKHEILTHAGKISAAAAERKAKEEYRKYKELQSVGLSRGEKDYIAALESAEQKLLKKSEQ, from the coding sequence ATGGACGATTTAGCAATCAGCAAAAACAGCATCCATCCTGAACAGACGGAGATCATTATGTATCAGACCGAGGATGGTCTGACAAAAATCAATGTCCGCATGGAAAACGAAACCGTTTGGCTGACACAGGCACAGATGGCAGAGCTGTTCCAACGAGAGCGCAGCGGTATCACGAAACATATAAAAAATGTATTTGCTGAAGGTGAGGTAGATGAAAAAAGCAATGTGAAAAATGTTCACATTGCAAATTCGGATAAACCCGTCGCATACTACAGCTTAGATGTTATCATCTCTGTGGGCTATCGTGTGAAGTCGTTGCGCGGTACCCAATTCCGAATTTGGGCCAATTCCGTGCTGAAAGAATACCTCATCAAAGGCTTTGCCATGAACGATGAGCTTCTGAAGCAAGCTGGCGGCGGCAACTATTTTGATGAGTTGATGGATCGCATCCGCGATATTCGCTCGTCTGAAAAAGTGTTCTGGCGCAAAGTCCTGGACATTTACGCCACCAGCGTGGATTATGACCCGCGGACAGAAGCCTCCGTCCTTTTCTTCAAAACCGTCCAGAATAAAATGCACTGGGCCGCTCACGGTCAGACGGCGGCAGAAAAGATTTTTTACAGTGCAGACAGCAGCAAACCCAACATGGGCCTGCACTCGTTTTCCGGAAGTCACCCGACCCAGAACGACGCCCTCATTGCTAAAAACTACTGCACGGAGGACGAATTGCTGGCGCTTAATGATATTGTGTCGGCCTATCTTGATCTCGCAGAGATGCAGGCACGACGCCGCATTCCTATGTATATGTCCGACTGGATCGACACACTGGACGGCTTTCTCAAGCTCTCTAAACATGAGATATTGACTCATGCAGGAAAAATCAGCGCGGCCGCAGCGGAGAGAAAAGCCAAGGAAGAATACCGAAAATACAAAGAACTTCAGTCTGTCGGATTATCCAGAGGTGAAAAGGACTACATTGCCGCATTGGAAAGCGCTGAGCAAAAATTGCTGAAAAAGAGCGAGCAATAA
- a CDS encoding DUF3991 and TOPRIM domain-containing protein, which yields MDLLTYLRRFEPQELVHIGGDTYATRTHDSLKISNGKWCWWSRGIGGTNALDYLTTVEGVSFLDAVQRILGEPPHVPRKSEPTEPLPKTEFTLPPKHADTRRVFAYLRSRGIDAEIINHCIKHGQLYEDAERHNCVFVGYEHGKPAYGALRGTLSETTFAGEVPGSDKRFSFAVPLRAGGKTLCVFESAIDALSYLTLLKLRGQDWRAANTLSLSGIYQPRKDGSIRFPAALEQYLTDNPGVKRIVLCLDNDVPGRAASAAIKQALAGYEVIDNPPRRGKDYNDQLRLVKGISGRVKTRGGEAR from the coding sequence ATGGATCTTCTGACCTACCTGCGGCGATTTGAACCGCAAGAGTTGGTGCATATCGGCGGAGACACCTATGCCACCCGCACCCACGACAGCCTAAAAATCTCCAATGGAAAATGGTGCTGGTGGTCGCGTGGTATCGGCGGCACAAATGCGCTGGACTATCTGACAACAGTGGAGGGTGTTTCCTTTTTGGACGCCGTGCAGCGTATCCTTGGGGAACCGCCCCATGTGCCGCGCAAATCAGAGCCAACCGAACCGCTCCCGAAAACTGAATTTACCCTCCCACCCAAACACGCCGACACCCGGCGTGTTTTTGCATATCTGCGGAGCCGGGGCATTGACGCGGAAATTATCAACCACTGCATCAAGCACGGGCAGCTTTACGAGGACGCCGAGCGCCATAACTGCGTATTTGTGGGTTATGAACATGGAAAGCCTGCCTATGGTGCGCTGCGAGGGACGCTTTCAGAAACTACCTTCGCCGGTGAAGTACCTGGCAGCGATAAGCGGTTTTCCTTTGCCGTTCCCCTCCGCGCCGGTGGCAAAACCCTCTGCGTGTTTGAATCCGCCATAGACGCCCTTTCTTACCTGACGCTGCTGAAGCTGCGGGGGCAGGATTGGCGCGCCGCCAATACGCTGTCCCTCTCCGGCATCTATCAGCCACGGAAGGACGGCTCGATTCGATTCCCCGCGGCGCTGGAGCAATACCTGACGGATAACCCCGGCGTGAAACGAATCGTGCTGTGTCTGGACAACGATGTGCCGGGACGGGCGGCGTCGGCAGCAATTAAGCAAGCATTAGCAGGCTACGAAGTCATCGACAACCCACCACGGCGCGGAAAGGACTACAACGACCAGCTCCGGCTTGTGAAAGGAATCAGCGGCAGGGTAAAGACCCGTGGCGGTGAGGCGCGCTGA
- a CDS encoding plasmid mobilization protein: MSILLRLNETEHRHLKEQVAISGFPMEVYLRTLIAGEKMRPRPPNEYAEIRRQLAAIGNNINQIARTVNARGFASGEDIAAITAAQETIWNIAERL; encoded by the coding sequence ATCTCTATTCTTCTCCGTTTGAACGAAACGGAACACCGGCATCTGAAGGAGCAGGTGGCAATTTCCGGTTTCCCCATGGAGGTCTATCTTCGCACATTGATCGCCGGTGAAAAAATGCGGCCAAGGCCACCCAACGAATACGCCGAGATTCGCCGCCAGCTCGCCGCCATCGGCAATAACATCAATCAGATCGCCCGCACAGTCAACGCCCGTGGCTTTGCCAGCGGTGAGGACATCGCCGCGATCACGGCGGCGCAGGAAACGATTTGGAACATCGCGGAGCGGCTGTGA
- a CDS encoding relaxase/mobilization nuclease domain-containing protein gives MAYTKVFAIRARLDDRVKYAVNGEKTELDERIVYTADPEKTDTVRFVTTLNCRSAETAFAAMQKTKKKYKKTGGVLGYHFIQSFAPGEVAPDQAHEIGCEFARRLFGNDFEVVIGTHLDKAHPHNHIIVNSVSRTDGHKYHSSPESYYNDVRGTSDALCRENDLSVIAPQSKGKHYAEWKAEQGGKPTVRGVIRADIDAIIHQAYTYDTFLMLLRKNGYEVRRSPNRKYTTVKPPGAKRAIRLDSLGEGYTEADILLRLSKQRHGGIAPPIIAHSVKRYRMKGKLSTVRKKKITGFHALYLRYLYLLRGGRRKKLPPKLPFSVKREVIHLERYEQQFKYLLSSGITTEAELEQRIRVLEWDIRLLEEQRKPLYQERRNTNDEEAQAKYSTEIQQQTAALREKRREVRLCRRIQSDIPRVSQQCQQAQAERQENLKKKEEHEHEYQR, from the coding sequence ATGGCATACACCAAGGTATTCGCCATCCGCGCAAGGCTGGACGACCGCGTGAAGTACGCCGTCAATGGGGAAAAGACCGAGCTGGACGAGCGGATCGTCTACACCGCTGACCCGGAGAAAACCGATACCGTGCGCTTTGTGACCACGCTGAACTGCCGGTCTGCCGAAACCGCCTTTGCTGCCATGCAGAAAACGAAAAAGAAATACAAAAAGACGGGCGGCGTTCTCGGCTATCATTTCATTCAGTCCTTTGCACCCGGCGAGGTCGCGCCGGATCAGGCCCATGAGATCGGATGTGAGTTTGCACGGCGGCTGTTCGGCAATGATTTTGAGGTCGTCATCGGAACGCACTTGGACAAGGCCCATCCCCATAATCACATCATCGTCAATTCTGTCTCCCGCACGGACGGCCACAAGTACCATTCCAGTCCGGAAAGCTATTACAACGATGTGCGCGGCACCTCGGACGCACTGTGCCGGGAGAATGATTTATCTGTCATCGCCCCGCAGAGCAAGGGCAAGCATTACGCCGAGTGGAAAGCGGAGCAGGGCGGCAAGCCCACCGTGCGCGGCGTGATCCGCGCCGACATTGACGCCATCATCCACCAAGCCTACACCTACGATACTTTTCTCATGCTGCTGCGAAAGAACGGTTACGAGGTACGCCGCAGCCCCAATCGGAAATACACCACGGTCAAGCCCCCCGGCGCAAAGCGGGCGATCCGGCTGGACAGTCTGGGCGAGGGCTACACCGAAGCGGATATTCTGCTGCGGCTTTCCAAACAACGGCACGGCGGCATAGCCCCGCCAATCATCGCCCATTCCGTCAAGCGTTACCGCATGAAGGGTAAGCTGTCCACCGTCCGAAAAAAGAAAATCACCGGCTTTCACGCACTCTATCTCCGCTACCTCTATCTGCTGCGTGGGGGCAGGCGGAAAAAGCTGCCGCCCAAGCTGCCCTTTTCCGTCAAGCGGGAGGTCATTCATTTGGAGCGGTATGAGCAGCAATTCAAATATCTTTTATCAAGCGGAATTACCACCGAAGCGGAGCTGGAGCAGCGTATCCGTGTGCTGGAGTGGGACATCCGCTTGTTGGAGGAACAGAGAAAACCACTTTATCAGGAAAGGAGGAATACCAACGATGAAGAAGCACAAGCCAAGTACAGCACAGAGATCCAACAGCAGACTGCCGCCTTGCGGGAGAAACGCCGGGAAGTGCGGCTGTGCCGCAGGATACAATCGGACATTCCGAGGGTATCCCAGCAGTGCCAGCAGGCGCAGGCTGAACGGCAGGAAAATCTAAAGAAGAAGGAGGAACACGAGCATGAGTACCAACGGTGA
- a CDS encoding PcfB family protein, with protein MSTNGETADLMVREGIQITESALKLAGLGAKNLAALLIALANDNQKLAGKTNLKRLIHDGEELTIFSVKQEDLKGFQMEAKRYGVLFYPIVNKVEKTGTVEIMAKAKDAKQINRIFERMGYPAPVKEDTAAKKENARAPSENSSKERGTGARASTEPAAEKADAHPSVRSRLMALQAAAERDGTAPTKDTVREAIQKAMPTRE; from the coding sequence ATGAGTACCAACGGTGAAACCGCTGACCTGATGGTGCGTGAGGGCATCCAGATCACCGAGAGCGCCCTCAAGCTGGCAGGGCTGGGGGCGAAAAATCTTGCCGCCCTTCTGATTGCCCTTGCCAACGACAATCAGAAGCTCGCCGGTAAAACCAACCTCAAGCGCCTGATCCACGACGGCGAGGAGCTGACGATCTTTTCTGTCAAGCAGGAGGACTTGAAGGGCTTTCAGATGGAAGCCAAACGCTACGGCGTCCTGTTTTACCCCATCGTCAATAAGGTGGAAAAGACCGGGACGGTAGAAATTATGGCAAAAGCCAAGGACGCCAAGCAGATCAACCGCATTTTTGAACGCATGGGCTATCCCGCCCCGGTGAAGGAGGATACTGCCGCAAAAAAAGAGAACGCCCGCGCTCCGTCCGAGAACAGCTCCAAGGAGCGCGGGACTGGTGCGAGAGCGTCTACGGAACCGGCTGCGGAGAAAGCTGATGCCCACCCCTCTGTCCGCAGCCGCCTGATGGCACTGCAAGCCGCGGCAGAACGGGATGGCACGGCACCCACCAAGGACACCGTGCGGGAAGCCATTCAAAAGGCTATGCCTACGCGGGAATAA